Proteins co-encoded in one Sphingopyxis sp. BE259 genomic window:
- the lpdA gene encoding dihydrolipoyl dehydrogenase, whose product MPENYDLIVLGSGPGGYVAAIRAAQLGLKTAIVERENLGGICLNWGCIPTKALLRSAEIYHYMQHAGDYGLIAQQISADIDAVVKRSRGVAKQLSQGVAFLMKKHKITVHMGEGKLTAPGKLEVKGEKGTETLTAKNIIVATGARARDLPFAPADGKRIWTYRHALAPPEMPKKLLVIGSGAIGIEFASFYSDMGCDVTVVEMLDRLVPVEDADVSAFLEKQLKKQGMTIFTGAGVEELKATANGVTAKIKTKDGKTESAEFSHAIVAIGIVPNTENIGLEALGVKTTKGHIDTDAMCRTNVSGIWAIGDVTAPPWLAHKAMHESVISVEAIAGNHPHAMDPRNIPGCTYCRPQIASVGLTEAKATELGYEVKAGTFPFIGNGKAIALGESEGFTKTVFDAKTGELLGAHMIGAEVTELIQGYTIGKTAELVEDDFIGTVFPHPTLSETMHEGVLAAFGRPLHI is encoded by the coding sequence ATGCCTGAAAACTACGACCTCATCGTCCTCGGTTCCGGCCCCGGCGGCTATGTCGCGGCGATCCGCGCGGCGCAGCTTGGGCTGAAAACCGCGATCGTCGAGCGCGAGAATCTGGGCGGCATCTGCCTCAACTGGGGCTGTATCCCGACCAAGGCGCTGCTGCGGTCGGCCGAAATCTATCATTATATGCAGCATGCGGGCGATTATGGCCTGATTGCGCAGCAGATTAGCGCTGACATCGATGCGGTCGTGAAGCGCAGCCGCGGCGTCGCAAAACAGCTGAGCCAGGGCGTCGCCTTCCTGATGAAGAAGCACAAGATCACCGTCCATATGGGCGAGGGCAAGCTGACGGCGCCGGGCAAGCTGGAAGTAAAGGGCGAGAAGGGCACCGAAACCCTGACCGCCAAGAATATCATCGTCGCCACCGGCGCCCGCGCCCGCGACCTGCCGTTCGCGCCCGCCGACGGCAAGCGCATCTGGACCTATCGCCACGCGCTCGCCCCGCCCGAAATGCCGAAGAAATTGCTCGTCATTGGATCGGGCGCGATCGGGATCGAATTTGCGAGCTTTTACAGCGACATGGGCTGCGACGTGACCGTCGTTGAAATGCTCGATCGCCTCGTCCCCGTCGAGGATGCCGACGTGTCTGCCTTCCTCGAAAAACAGCTCAAGAAGCAGGGCATGACGATCTTCACCGGCGCCGGGGTCGAGGAACTCAAAGCCACCGCGAACGGCGTCACCGCGAAGATCAAGACCAAGGACGGCAAGACCGAATCGGCCGAATTCAGCCACGCAATCGTCGCGATCGGCATCGTCCCGAACACCGAGAATATCGGGCTTGAGGCGCTTGGTGTGAAGACCACCAAAGGCCATATCGACACCGACGCGATGTGCCGCACCAATGTCTCCGGCATCTGGGCGATCGGCGACGTCACCGCGCCGCCGTGGCTCGCGCACAAGGCGATGCACGAATCGGTGATTTCGGTCGAAGCGATTGCGGGCAATCACCCACACGCGATGGACCCGCGCAACATCCCCGGCTGCACCTATTGCCGCCCACAGATCGCCAGCGTCGGCCTGACCGAAGCGAAGGCCACGGAACTCGGCTACGAGGTCAAGGCCGGCACCTTCCCCTTCATCGGCAACGGCAAGGCCATCGCGCTCGGCGAATCCGAAGGCTTCACCAAGACCGTGTTCGATGCCAAGACCGGCGAGCTGCTCGGCGCGCATATGATCGGCGCCGAAGTCACCGAACTGATCCAGGGCTATACGATCGGCAAGACCGCCGAGCTGGTCGAGGATGATTTCATCGGCACCGTCTTCCCGCACCCGACATTGAGCGAAACGATGCACGAGGGCGTGCTGGCGGCATTCGGGCGGCCGCTGCATATCTAA
- a CDS encoding universal stress protein produces MRTYLVVIDDSPEASLALRFAARRAGRTGGGVIVLAIIPPQDFVAFGGVQATIEAEAREHAEELVAAAAEAVVQEAGVTPQVLIKAGKPAEVVREVIGADNEIAALVLATAASGAPGPLVAHFTGPDAGTLPCPVMLVPGAIDLARLDALS; encoded by the coding sequence ATGCGGACATATCTGGTGGTGATCGATGACAGTCCCGAGGCCAGCCTGGCGCTGCGCTTTGCGGCGCGGCGTGCCGGGCGGACCGGCGGCGGCGTCATTGTGCTGGCAATCATCCCGCCGCAGGATTTTGTCGCGTTCGGCGGGGTGCAGGCGACGATCGAGGCCGAAGCGCGCGAACATGCCGAAGAACTGGTCGCGGCCGCCGCCGAAGCGGTGGTGCAGGAAGCGGGGGTGACGCCGCAGGTGCTTATCAAGGCGGGCAAGCCTGCCGAAGTCGTGCGCGAGGTGATCGGCGCCGACAACGAGATTGCCGCCCTGGTGCTCGCGACCGCAGCATCGGGCGCGCCCGGGCCGCTGGTCGCGCATTTCACCGGACCGGATGCGGGAACGCTGCCGTGTCCGGTGATGCTGGTGCCGGGCGCAATCGACCTCGCCCGCCTCGATGCGCTGAGCTGA
- a CDS encoding HAD family hydrolase, which translates to MTDCIRIAMWSGPRNLSTAMMRSFGSRADTHVTDEPFYGAYLKETGDPQPMMNAVMASMDCNWHGVARSMTGPNPAGAPIWYQKHMAHHMVGPIAHHDLPGLRHAFLIRDPARVVASYAAKRVAVRPDHLGTDKQVEFFDREADRLGHAPPVIDSADILRDPPLMLEKLCAALGIGWDPAMLSWQAGLHPTDGVWGTHWYDAVASSTGFGAPDKPQPDLTRVEQSVADACRPAYDHLAKHKIPLS; encoded by the coding sequence GTGACCGATTGTATCCGCATCGCGATGTGGTCAGGGCCACGCAATCTGTCGACCGCAATGATGCGCAGTTTCGGCAGCCGCGCCGACACGCATGTCACCGACGAACCTTTTTACGGCGCCTACCTCAAGGAAACCGGCGATCCGCAGCCGATGATGAACGCGGTCATGGCGTCGATGGACTGCAACTGGCACGGCGTGGCGCGCAGCATGACCGGGCCGAACCCGGCGGGCGCGCCGATCTGGTATCAGAAGCATATGGCGCACCATATGGTCGGTCCGATCGCGCACCACGACCTGCCGGGCCTGCGCCACGCGTTCCTGATCCGCGATCCGGCGCGCGTTGTCGCCAGCTATGCCGCCAAGCGCGTCGCGGTGCGGCCCGACCATCTGGGGACCGACAAGCAGGTCGAATTTTTCGACCGCGAGGCGGACCGGCTGGGCCATGCCCCGCCGGTGATCGACAGCGCCGACATCCTGCGCGATCCACCACTCATGCTCGAAAAATTGTGCGCGGCGCTCGGCATAGGGTGGGATCCGGCGATGCTGTCCTGGCAGGCGGGGCTGCACCCGACTGACGGCGTCTGGGGCACGCATTGGTATGATGCGGTGGCATCGAGCACCGGCTTTGGCGCGCCCGACAAACCGCAACCCGACCTGACGCGCGTCGAACAATCCGTCGCCGACGCGTGTCGTCCCGCTTACGACCATCTGGCAAAGCACAAGATTCCGCTATCCTAA
- a CDS encoding pyruvate dehydrogenase complex dihydrolipoamide acetyltransferase produces the protein MPIELKMPALSPTMEEGTLAKWLVKEGDSVKSGDLLAEIETDKATMEFEAIDEGVVSQILVAEGTDGVKVGTVIAVISGEGEDPGSAKAAPAASATAPEEKAEAPAPAKDVAPAEAGTAPVSAPTPAVPASAGTTNAGDRIKASPLAKRLAAERGIDLSTITGTGPGGRIVKDDLDGVPAGAAAPAAAAGGAAPAAAAPAATPATAAAGPIPDFGIPHEDTKLSGMRKTIARRLTQSMQEAPHIYLTVDIRLDALLKLRGELNASLESRGVKLSVNDMLIKALAVALERVPACNVSFGGDVMRQYSRADISVAVSIPGGLITPIITDAGGKSMSKISTEMAELAAKAKEGKLQPSEYQGGTASISNMGMMGIKQFTAVINPPQAMIMAIGAGEKRPYIVDDALAIATVMSATGSFDHRAIDGADGALLMKTFKELVENPLGLVA, from the coding sequence ATGCCGATCGAACTCAAGATGCCCGCTCTCTCGCCGACGATGGAGGAAGGCACGCTCGCCAAATGGCTGGTCAAGGAAGGCGACAGCGTCAAATCGGGCGACCTGCTGGCCGAGATCGAGACCGATAAGGCGACGATGGAATTCGAAGCGATCGACGAGGGTGTGGTCAGCCAGATTCTGGTCGCCGAGGGCACCGATGGGGTGAAGGTTGGCACGGTGATCGCGGTGATCTCGGGCGAGGGTGAGGATCCGGGGAGCGCGAAGGCTGCTCCGGCGGCGTCTGCGACTGCACCGGAAGAGAAGGCCGAAGCCCCTGCGCCAGCCAAAGACGTCGCCCCAGCGGAAGCTGGGACCGCTCCCGTCAGTGCGCCTACGCCAGCGGTCCCAGCTTCCGCTGGGACGACGAACGCAGGCGACCGCATCAAGGCCAGCCCGCTCGCCAAGCGTCTCGCCGCCGAACGCGGCATCGACCTGTCGACGATCACCGGCACCGGCCCTGGCGGCCGCATCGTCAAGGATGACCTCGATGGCGTCCCGGCAGGTGCCGCGGCACCCGCTGCCGCAGCCGGCGGAGCCGCTCCTGCCGCCGCAGCGCCTGCCGCAACCCCGGCTACCGCCGCCGCAGGTCCAATCCCCGATTTCGGTATCCCGCACGAAGACACCAAACTCAGCGGCATGCGTAAGACGATTGCGCGCCGCCTGACCCAGTCGATGCAGGAAGCGCCGCACATCTATCTCACCGTCGATATCCGCCTAGACGCGCTGCTCAAGCTGCGCGGCGAACTCAACGCCAGCCTCGAAAGCCGCGGGGTCAAGCTCAGCGTCAATGACATGCTGATCAAGGCGCTCGCGGTCGCGCTCGAACGCGTCCCTGCCTGCAACGTCAGCTTCGGCGGCGATGTGATGCGCCAGTACAGCCGCGCCGACATCTCGGTCGCGGTCAGCATCCCCGGCGGCCTGATCACTCCGATCATCACCGACGCCGGCGGCAAGTCGATGTCGAAAATCTCTACCGAAATGGCCGAGCTTGCCGCGAAAGCCAAGGAAGGCAAGCTCCAGCCCAGCGAATATCAGGGCGGCACCGCCAGCATCTCGAACATGGGCATGATGGGGATCAAGCAGTTCACCGCGGTGATCAATCCGCCGCAGGCGATGATCATGGCGATCGGCGCGGGCGAGAAACGACCGTACATCGTCGACGACGCGCTGGCCATCGCAACCGTCATGTCAGCCACCGGCAGCTTCGACCACCGCGCAATCGACGGCGCCGATGGCGCGCTGCTGATGAAGACCTTCAAGGAACTGGTGGAGAACCCGCTGGGGCTGGTGGCGTGA
- a CDS encoding phosphatase PAP2 family protein, with amino-acid sequence MSIHPRTRLFRRTLIAALSCFILVSALVAAGHADAIDRHIGASLAMTAGASSPALILFMQGVSWVGGGLPRWIIVILLCALVWHWCGPRCAVALGGASLLSNLASSLLKIGFARPRPDLAPHLDHQTSFSYPSGHATSAAAVYLLLAWLAPPRWRGATAALAIAIIILNGFSRMMLGVHWLSDIIGGTLLGAAFALGGAWWAGTRSAPAAPALRES; translated from the coding sequence ATGAGCATTCATCCCCGCACCCGGCTTTTCCGCCGCACGTTGATCGCGGCCTTGTCGTGCTTCATCCTGGTCAGCGCGCTCGTCGCCGCGGGCCATGCCGATGCGATCGACCGGCATATCGGCGCATCGCTTGCGATGACCGCCGGCGCCTCGTCGCCCGCGCTGATCCTGTTCATGCAGGGCGTCAGCTGGGTCGGCGGCGGCTTGCCGCGCTGGATCATTGTCATTCTGCTCTGCGCGCTCGTCTGGCATTGGTGCGGTCCGCGCTGTGCGGTGGCGCTGGGCGGCGCGTCGCTGCTGTCGAACCTGGCATCAAGCCTGCTCAAGATCGGCTTTGCGCGGCCGCGGCCCGACCTTGCCCCGCATCTCGATCACCAGACCAGCTTTTCATACCCCAGCGGCCACGCGACCAGCGCTGCCGCGGTCTATCTGCTGCTCGCCTGGCTCGCGCCGCCGCGCTGGCGCGGGGCCACGGCGGCGCTGGCGATCGCTATCATCATCCTCAACGGCTTTTCGCGGATGATGCTGGGCGTGCACTGGCTCAGCGACATTATCGGTGGCACGCTGCTCGGTGCGGCCTTCGCGCTGGGCGGCGCGTGGTGGGCGGGAACGCGCAGTGCGCCAGCGGCACCGGCACTAAGAGAATCGTAA
- a CDS encoding aminotransferase class IV, which translates to MAQGTHDFVPDPRNNAILINVNGTLVPRAEASVSVFDSGFMLGDGVWEGIRVHRGRMAFLDQHLDRLWEGAKAIAMDIGIDRATLTQRLYDTIDGNGMDACHIRLMVTRGIRSTPYQDPRVVISPATIVIIAEYKDPLPATVEKGLSLFTVHVRRGDPAVQDPKLNSHSKLNCITACIQAAQAGADEALMLDPHGFVATCNSTHFFIVRKGEVWTSSGDYCLAGITRSNVLRLCRDNGIPVYEKNFSLSEVHSADEAFVTGTFAGVVPAHTIDGRVLTDGRGPMVERLQGLYKTLVERDIAARDRP; encoded by the coding sequence ATGGCGCAAGGCACCCACGATTTCGTCCCCGATCCGCGTAACAATGCGATCCTGATCAACGTCAATGGCACGCTGGTGCCGCGCGCAGAGGCCAGCGTGTCGGTGTTCGACAGCGGCTTCATGCTGGGTGACGGGGTGTGGGAGGGGATTCGCGTCCATCGCGGCCGCATGGCTTTCCTCGACCAGCATCTCGATCGGCTGTGGGAAGGCGCGAAGGCGATCGCGATGGACATCGGGATCGACCGCGCCACGCTGACCCAGCGGCTGTATGACACCATCGACGGCAATGGCATGGACGCCTGTCATATCCGCTTGATGGTCACGCGCGGCATCCGCTCGACCCCGTATCAGGACCCCCGCGTCGTCATTTCGCCCGCGACGATCGTGATCATCGCCGAATATAAGGATCCGCTGCCCGCGACGGTCGAAAAGGGACTGTCGCTGTTCACCGTCCATGTCCGCCGCGGCGACCCGGCGGTGCAGGATCCTAAGCTCAACTCGCACAGCAAATTGAACTGCATCACCGCATGTATCCAGGCGGCGCAGGCGGGCGCCGACGAGGCGCTGATGCTCGACCCGCACGGCTTTGTCGCGACGTGCAACTCGACGCATTTCTTCATCGTCCGCAAGGGCGAGGTGTGGACGTCGAGCGGCGATTATTGCCTTGCCGGGATCACCCGCAGCAATGTCCTCCGCCTCTGCCGCGACAATGGCATCCCGGTATATGAGAAGAACTTCTCGCTGAGCGAGGTCCATAGCGCCGACGAGGCATTTGTGACGGGCACCTTCGCGGGGGTCGTTCCGGCACACACGATCGACGGACGCGTCCTTACCGACGGACGCGGACCGATGGTCGAGCGATTGCAGGGCCTGTACAAAACGTTGGTCGAGCGTGACATTGCGGCGCGCGACCGCCCGTGA